The stretch of DNA ttaagattaatgttaaaaataaataatgctgaagcaaagtaacatcaaatatacagtgcgtgtgtttttattggctaaactggcaaaatgaccattcctaaatacaacattatctgtttcaacacacgatttcacatcaaaaatcttgcaaaacaaatatataaacgtatttcaTGAACTCTTACAGTTTAAAACTTAAATTTACGAAGTAAAATTAGATGTTCtatttttatatgaattcgtATGGCAAGATGAGAAACTAACTCTTCTTGCTGTAGGCTAATGCATTTAGTCAgttgagttatctcccttcggAAATGCTTGTATTCCGGAAGTTCATAAGAATACTTTCATGATGTGCACGTGGTGTTACTACAGACTCGTTTAATATCGCAGATCTTTTTAGAGgtacgtggatatatatatatatatacatttgtcaaTTTGAATTGatttaaaaatatggaaaaaccCGTGGAAGCTCATGCTGAGGTTGACTCTGTTGAGGTGAACTCAAGAAAACGGAAAAAACCTCTAGACAGCGATGTTGAAATGAAAGATTGCACCACTAACGAAGATTCGGTAGATATATCACCGCCAAAGAAACCACAGTATCCTCCGATATCAGCAGCTTCCGCAACTGGTAAATCGGAAAGGCGTAAAATTCCAGTTCCCGCACATAGATATACACCTCTTAAGGAAAACTGGTTGAAAATTTACACTCCTGTAGTTGAACAACTGAAATTACAAGTACGATTCAATATAAAGACGAGAAATGTAGAACTGCGTACTTGTAAAAGCACCACAGAAATTGGAGCACTACAGAGAGGAGCGGATTTCGTACGTGCGTTTACTCTCGGTTTCGACATCGACGATTCTTTAGCCTTACTTCGTCTGGAAGAACTTTATTTGGAAACGTTCGATGTTACCGACGTGAAACCTTTGAAAGGAGATCACTTAGGTCGTGCTGTTGGTCGGCTGGCTGGCCGGAACGGCAAAACTAAATTTACCATCGAGAATGTTACCAAGACGAGGATTGTTTTAGCTGATACGAAAATTCATTTGTTAGGTTCTTTTCAGAATATCAAAACTGCACGAAGAGCTATTTGTAATTTGATTTTGGGTAGTCCACCCTCAAAAATATACGGTAAGTTACGCACTATAGCGTCACGAACATCTGAAAGTTTCTAATGGGAGACTGGAACAGATCTGACTAAAACAGTTATGTACAATTTATATGGAATCATTTTAGATCCCATGCCCAAGACTTTACCGGAATCTATTGATAATTTCTTGTATGAATTATCAATAAGTGAAAGGAACATTCAATTCAGATGTGTACAAATGAAAGaacagtaaaaattaaaattatttttgtcaagttatttatttaaaatgcttCATTAAATTTTGCAATGTCATTTTTAGTCTTTTGTTCAATATTCTAAAATTGAATCAGTTCAAATAAGatattggcaatctttcgtctgtAGTAGACcattccgtcgatttccgtaaaaaaattttttttttttacatatgggcttgcgggaacttttgaagtaatgagagcgaaagagactaagagaaagcgattgtatgactagggaagttcttttgaagttaccgtgc from Octopus sinensis linkage group LG2, ASM634580v1, whole genome shotgun sequence encodes:
- the LOC115229291 gene encoding RNA-binding protein PNO1-like produces the protein MEKPVEAHAEVDSVEVNSRKRKKPLDSDVEMKDCTTNEDSVDISPPKKPQYPPISAASATGKSERRKIPVPAHRYTPLKENWLKIYTPVVEQLKLQVRFNIKTRNVELRTCKSTTEIGALQRGADFVRAFTLGFDIDDSLALLRLEELYLETFDVTDVKPLKGDHLGRAVGRLAGRNGKTKFTIENVTKTRIVLADTKIHLLGSFQNIKTARRAICNLILGSPPSKIYGKLRTIASRTSESF